Proteins found in one Subtercola endophyticus genomic segment:
- the serS gene encoding serine--tRNA ligase yields the protein MIDPVLLRENPEAIKHSQAARGASTALVDEALLADAERRASITDFENLRASQNTFGKRVAQAAKEEKKALVAEAQSLAAEVKAASQRATDAEQAFLAITGRIANPIIDGVPAGGEENFVTLREVGQRPTFDFEPRDHVELGELLGAFDLQRGAKVSGARFYFLTGIGARLELALMNMALNKALENGFTPLITPTLVRPEIMRGTGFLNEHADEIYYLPADDLYLTGTSEVALAGFHSDEILDLTEGPLRYAGWSTCYRREAGSGGKDTRGILRVHQFNKLEMFTYVLPENAEAEHQKLLSYQEDMLTALGLNYRVIDVAAGDLGSSAARKFDIEAWVPTQGTYRELTSTSNCTTYQARRLDARYRTESGKTAPVATLNGTLATTRWIVAILETHQRADGSVVVPEPLRPYLGGLEVMEPLTGRRP from the coding sequence GTGATCGATCCCGTTCTTCTCCGCGAAAACCCCGAAGCCATCAAGCACTCCCAGGCGGCGCGGGGCGCGTCGACGGCGCTGGTCGATGAGGCACTTCTGGCCGATGCCGAGCGCCGGGCATCCATTACCGACTTCGAGAACCTGCGTGCCTCGCAGAACACCTTCGGCAAACGCGTCGCGCAGGCCGCCAAAGAAGAGAAGAAGGCCTTGGTTGCCGAGGCCCAGTCGCTGGCCGCCGAGGTCAAAGCCGCGAGCCAGCGGGCGACGGATGCCGAGCAGGCCTTTCTCGCCATCACGGGCCGCATCGCCAACCCCATCATCGACGGCGTTCCCGCCGGCGGCGAAGAGAACTTCGTCACGCTGCGCGAGGTCGGTCAGCGCCCGACGTTCGACTTCGAGCCGCGCGACCACGTCGAGCTCGGAGAGCTGCTCGGCGCTTTCGACCTGCAGCGCGGCGCCAAGGTCAGCGGCGCGCGCTTCTACTTCTTGACCGGAATCGGCGCCCGCCTCGAGCTCGCGCTCATGAACATGGCCCTGAACAAGGCGCTCGAGAACGGATTCACCCCGCTCATCACGCCAACGCTGGTGCGCCCCGAGATCATGCGCGGCACCGGGTTCTTGAACGAGCACGCCGACGAGATCTACTACCTGCCGGCCGATGACCTCTACCTCACGGGTACGAGCGAGGTGGCGCTCGCCGGGTTCCACTCCGACGAGATTCTCGACCTCACCGAAGGCCCGCTGCGGTATGCGGGCTGGTCGACGTGTTACCGCCGTGAGGCGGGGTCTGGCGGAAAAGATACGCGGGGCATCCTGCGCGTGCATCAGTTCAACAAGCTCGAGATGTTCACCTACGTGCTGCCCGAGAACGCCGAGGCAGAGCACCAGAAGCTGCTCAGCTACCAAGAAGACATGCTCACCGCGCTCGGCCTCAACTACCGCGTCATCGATGTTGCGGCCGGCGACCTCGGCTCTTCGGCCGCGCGCAAATTCGATATCGAAGCCTGGGTGCCCACCCAGGGCACCTACCGCGAGCTCACCTCCACCTCGAACTGCACCACATACCAGGCACGGCGACTGGATGCCCGCTACCGCACCGAATCGGGCAAAACCGCCCCGGTCGCCACCCTCAACGGCACCCTCGCGACTACGCGCTGGATCGTCGCCATTCTCGAAACCCACCAGCGGGCCGACGGATCGGTGGTGGTTCCCGAACCCCTGCGCCCCTACCTGGGCGGCCTCGAGGTCATGGAGCCACTGACGGGGCGGCGCCCGTGA
- a CDS encoding amidase domain-containing protein, which produces MITTRRAFLTLAAGSGLMALAGCAALSAQGETKALSTPTMTPTPQVTAASVAVGSLCGGTTVSLTGQVLTDVVSVAVGANPATSVTVVDDNTVSFVTPAAVDYQPANAAITLTKADGSVVDSTKQFSYEAVTPVDKQLQYAFTYWQNYNLADWGIFSDNDCGNFVNQTLVARGWAQNDDWYSDYVSDGDYSLSWIRGTEMDDYLASRSDTTRLELADRAALTVGDVVMFDWDPQNDNGPDHTMVVSRLDTNVDGTIAVKLVGHTVDAQFRDLDTAITVDNPGGTAHFYHLA; this is translated from the coding sequence GTGATAACAACCCGTCGAGCATTCCTTACCCTGGCCGCCGGATCGGGGCTGATGGCGCTGGCCGGCTGCGCGGCGCTGAGCGCGCAGGGCGAGACGAAGGCCCTGTCGACCCCCACGATGACTCCCACCCCGCAGGTCACCGCGGCGAGCGTCGCGGTCGGGTCGCTCTGCGGGGGAACGACGGTGAGCCTGACCGGCCAGGTGCTGACCGACGTGGTGTCGGTTGCGGTCGGGGCGAACCCCGCGACATCCGTCACCGTCGTCGACGACAACACGGTCAGCTTCGTCACCCCCGCGGCGGTCGACTACCAGCCCGCGAACGCCGCGATCACCCTCACGAAGGCCGACGGATCCGTCGTCGACAGCACCAAGCAGTTCTCCTATGAGGCCGTGACGCCGGTCGACAAGCAGCTGCAGTACGCCTTCACCTACTGGCAGAACTACAACCTCGCCGACTGGGGAATCTTCAGCGACAACGACTGCGGCAACTTCGTGAACCAGACCCTGGTCGCCCGCGGCTGGGCGCAGAACGACGACTGGTACAGCGACTACGTCTCCGACGGCGACTACAGCCTGAGCTGGATTCGCGGCACCGAGATGGACGACTACCTCGCCTCCCGCAGCGACACCACGCGGCTCGAGCTCGCCGATCGCGCCGCGTTGACGGTGGGCGACGTGGTGATGTTCGACTGGGACCCGCAGAACGACAACGGCCCCGACCACACCATGGTGGTCTCCCGCCTCGACACCAACGTCGACGGAACCATCGCCGTGAAGCTCGTCGGCCACACCGTCGATGCGCAGTTCCGCGACCTCGACACGGCCATCACGGTCGACAACCCCGGCGGAACGGCGCACTTCTACCACCTGGCCTGA
- a CDS encoding virginiamycin B lyase family protein, which translates to MIKFRYLSIIPVAALAVTVTGAGAFALPVVAGPVISTGSGTAPAAITMGDGGEFFTANGNGTLSSFAADGSAGAFAPVVLGAGTAPTALTFTAAGVIVTANFGNHTVSRYKPGVDTTPRTYNLGPNTDAWGVTHDAAGNIFTANTIGDSISKISATGVLTVEYASLGTTIAPRGIVADAAGDVFTANFASSTVSEVTASGTVIATFAELDPWSAPTAITIDSHGMLYVANVGHNTVTKVDSSKPVGSNVVATYALPAGSEPCAIVTDVADNVYIANADGDSVSVIASGATTAELLQQFDNGSGLTGLAVTPDARLLVTASTGSSIHSLTLAAGLAPKTLPTAAVGVPYHATLSPTGVGAVTVSARGSWPAWLTLDSSTGELGGVPPADAPASLAVSAVASSALGVSAAQQFSIDIRGGSGAGTPTPTPTPTPTPTPTSTPTPTPTASPTSTPTPTPSATPTPTPTPSSSASPAPRTTPDPTSRPAPNAVGAGGNSGPGSSGSDPSGGTRGAARTLASTGSDPTGLILALIVADACIVIGLTIRILRRRIR; encoded by the coding sequence ATGATCAAGTTCAGGTATCTATCTATCATTCCGGTCGCCGCACTCGCGGTCACCGTCACAGGCGCCGGAGCCTTCGCGTTGCCGGTCGTCGCAGGGCCGGTCATCTCGACAGGCTCTGGCACAGCTCCGGCTGCCATCACCATGGGCGACGGCGGCGAGTTCTTCACGGCGAACGGCAACGGCACTCTGTCGTCATTCGCCGCCGACGGCTCGGCCGGCGCCTTCGCACCGGTCGTGCTGGGCGCTGGCACTGCGCCGACCGCCCTCACGTTCACCGCCGCCGGTGTCATCGTCACGGCCAACTTCGGCAACCACACCGTCAGTCGCTACAAACCCGGGGTCGACACGACTCCCAGAACGTACAACTTGGGTCCGAACACCGATGCCTGGGGCGTCACCCACGACGCAGCCGGCAACATCTTCACCGCCAATACCATCGGCGATTCCATCTCGAAGATCTCGGCGACCGGTGTCTTGACGGTCGAGTACGCCAGTCTCGGCACCACCATCGCTCCCAGGGGAATCGTGGCCGACGCGGCCGGTGACGTGTTCACCGCGAACTTCGCCAGCAGCACGGTTTCAGAGGTTACGGCATCCGGAACCGTCATCGCCACCTTCGCCGAGCTCGACCCCTGGTCAGCGCCCACCGCAATCACCATCGATTCGCACGGAATGCTCTACGTGGCCAACGTCGGCCACAACACGGTCACCAAGGTCGACTCGTCCAAACCGGTCGGCAGTAACGTCGTCGCGACCTACGCGTTGCCTGCCGGCTCGGAGCCCTGCGCCATCGTCACCGACGTCGCCGACAATGTCTACATCGCGAACGCCGACGGTGACTCGGTCAGCGTGATCGCGTCGGGCGCCACGACCGCAGAGCTGTTGCAGCAATTCGACAACGGCTCGGGTCTCACGGGCCTGGCGGTGACTCCGGATGCCCGGCTGCTCGTCACCGCGTCGACCGGCTCGAGCATCCACTCTCTGACCCTCGCGGCCGGCCTTGCTCCGAAAACGCTGCCCACCGCGGCGGTCGGGGTGCCGTACCACGCGACACTCTCGCCCACCGGGGTCGGCGCCGTCACGGTTTCGGCTCGGGGATCCTGGCCCGCGTGGCTCACCCTGGACTCCTCGACGGGAGAACTCGGGGGAGTGCCGCCGGCCGATGCCCCCGCTTCACTTGCCGTCTCTGCGGTCGCGTCGAGTGCGCTCGGCGTGAGCGCCGCGCAGCAGTTCAGCATCGACATCCGCGGAGGGAGTGGGGCCGGCACGCCTACGCCCACCCCTACGCCCACCCCTACGCCGACCCCGACGAGCACGCCGACCCCCACGCCGACGGCTAGCCCGACAAGCACGCCGACACCGACGCCCTCCGCAACGCCGACGCCGACCCCGACGCCTTCTTCGAGCGCATCCCCGGCACCGCGCACGACTCCTGACCCGACCTCGCGCCCTGCCCCCAACGCCGTCGGCGCGGGCGGAAATTCAGGCCCGGGCTCAAGCGGCTCAGACCCTTCCGGTGGCACCCGCGGCGCAGCCCGCACTCTCGCCAGCACGGGTTCCGACCCGACCGGTTTGATCCTCGCCCTGATCGTGGCCGACGCCTGCATCGTCATCGGCCTGACCATTCGAATTCTTCGGAGGCGCATCCGCTAA
- a CDS encoding virginiamycin B lyase family protein — protein sequence MKRFALVLAPACALLLASTIFGASAAFAVPVTQDPLATVGVGSSPRSIAVGPNGDFYTANFGSSGIAGFDATGENTLGYEQLGPGRAPAGIARDSHGALWTANSGTHSVSQYISGHSHPDEFDLGGAIRPAAIAIDQSDNVYTADAGGDSVSKISPSAGVILGDWAHLEANAAPKGIVTDSLGNVYTANTGNGTVSKITPLGVVSERFAVFSPGDGPDAITVDSHGMLYVANYTAGSVVKIDSSKSAGANIVTTFSLAPDARPMGIAVDSRDNVYVSESGTNEVALIPAGSTSAPATIMTLASNAGASGIAVSSTNEVLVTGFGSGTVSSLDLAPAITTATVPDTAVGVAYSSSIAGTGVDPLGFNSDDLPAWLHLDGETGALTGTPTTAGPVSFTVILGSPAGPAAVKEFSFTVNAAATGGPGGSTGAGGSGGAGGSAGTGSGGSAATGGGAVGANSTGITTGAATLAHTGASASTALVTGGAAAVVLLAGLLLAGIRRRLNRA from the coding sequence ATGAAACGATTTGCGCTTGTTCTGGCGCCCGCATGCGCTCTTTTGCTCGCTTCGACCATATTCGGTGCGTCGGCAGCATTTGCGGTCCCGGTCACTCAGGACCCGCTCGCGACCGTTGGTGTGGGGTCGAGCCCACGCAGCATTGCGGTGGGTCCGAACGGAGATTTCTACACCGCGAATTTCGGCTCGAGCGGCATCGCTGGGTTCGATGCGACCGGCGAAAATACACTCGGTTACGAGCAATTGGGCCCGGGACGGGCTCCGGCCGGAATCGCGCGTGACAGTCATGGAGCGCTGTGGACAGCGAATTCAGGCACGCACTCCGTGTCGCAGTATATTTCTGGACACTCACACCCAGATGAATTCGATCTGGGCGGAGCGATTCGACCTGCTGCAATAGCGATCGACCAGTCTGACAACGTTTACACCGCAGATGCCGGCGGCGATTCCGTATCGAAGATCTCCCCATCGGCGGGGGTTATTCTCGGCGACTGGGCGCATCTCGAGGCCAATGCTGCCCCCAAAGGAATCGTCACAGACTCACTCGGAAACGTCTATACAGCCAACACTGGAAACGGTACCGTCTCGAAGATTACTCCGCTTGGAGTCGTCTCCGAGCGGTTCGCCGTATTCTCGCCCGGCGATGGCCCTGACGCGATCACCGTAGACAGTCACGGGATGCTCTATGTGGCTAACTACACGGCTGGCTCTGTGGTGAAGATCGACTCTTCAAAATCCGCTGGGGCCAACATCGTCACGACATTCAGTCTCGCACCGGACGCGCGCCCGATGGGTATCGCCGTCGACTCTCGTGACAACGTGTATGTCAGCGAATCCGGCACGAACGAAGTCGCCCTCATTCCGGCGGGGAGCACGAGTGCCCCGGCGACTATCATGACGTTGGCAAGCAATGCGGGTGCGTCGGGTATCGCGGTTTCATCGACGAACGAGGTTCTGGTCACAGGATTTGGCTCCGGCACGGTTTCGTCGCTCGATCTCGCACCGGCGATCACCACTGCGACCGTGCCCGACACGGCGGTCGGCGTAGCATACTCGTCATCGATAGCGGGCACTGGCGTCGACCCTCTCGGCTTCAATTCCGACGATCTGCCCGCTTGGTTGCATCTAGACGGAGAAACAGGGGCGCTCACGGGCACCCCGACGACGGCGGGTCCGGTGTCGTTCACTGTCATCCTGGGCAGTCCGGCGGGGCCAGCGGCAGTGAAAGAATTCAGCTTCACGGTCAACGCCGCCGCTACGGGTGGGCCGGGTGGTTCGACCGGCGCCGGAGGCTCCGGGGGAGCGGGAGGATCCGCGGGTACCGGGTCCGGTGGCTCGGCCGCAACGGGCGGCGGCGCGGTCGGCGCCAATAGCACCGGAATCACGACCGGCGCTGCGACACTCGCGCACACCGGTGCCAGCGCATCGACGGCGCTCGTAACCGGTGGAGCGGCCGCAGTCGTGCTCCTGGCGGGCCTTCTGCTGGCAGGGATACGTCGCCGGCTCAACCGCGCCTGA
- a CDS encoding M15 family metallopeptidase translates to MSNSPTPTPGRAPDARPTSTARRVMAASLVVIVVALLVGVTVIAVKFLGPQQLAAVTASSSPSAAATPTASPTSSPPPTATSTAVPSPTPTPTPAGFNKSQYSIDDPNSIWVVVNKLRPIADGADFVPPNLEKIPPNMQNPFGHSLRTDTIDALQKMFDADQAEIGTTLVAQSGYRSFSSQTDGYNGYVQSLGQAGADATSARPGFSEHQTGLAIDILDTTGGCSTDGTCFGDTSSGKWLAANAYRFGFILRYPADKTAVTGYEYEPWHFRYVGVDLATEMHNTGIETLEEFFGLPPAPDYAG, encoded by the coding sequence GTGTCGAATTCGCCCACGCCAACCCCCGGTCGGGCACCGGATGCTCGGCCCACCAGCACCGCACGCCGTGTCATGGCGGCCTCACTCGTGGTCATCGTGGTCGCGCTGCTCGTCGGCGTCACGGTCATCGCGGTGAAGTTTCTCGGCCCGCAGCAGCTCGCCGCGGTGACCGCGAGCTCGTCGCCCTCGGCCGCCGCGACGCCTACTGCGTCACCGACTTCGTCGCCGCCGCCGACCGCGACCTCGACAGCCGTTCCGAGCCCCACGCCGACTCCTACACCCGCGGGCTTCAACAAGAGCCAGTACTCGATAGACGACCCGAACAGCATCTGGGTCGTCGTGAACAAGCTGCGTCCGATCGCCGACGGGGCCGACTTCGTGCCGCCGAACCTCGAGAAGATTCCGCCGAACATGCAGAATCCGTTCGGGCATAGCCTTCGCACCGACACCATCGACGCCCTGCAGAAGATGTTCGACGCAGACCAGGCCGAAATCGGCACGACACTCGTTGCTCAGAGCGGCTACCGCTCGTTCAGTTCGCAGACGGACGGCTACAACGGGTACGTGCAGTCCCTCGGCCAGGCTGGTGCAGATGCGACGAGCGCGCGGCCTGGCTTCAGCGAACATCAAACCGGGCTGGCCATCGACATTCTCGACACCACCGGCGGATGCTCGACCGACGGAACGTGCTTCGGAGACACGTCGTCGGGCAAGTGGCTTGCAGCTAACGCGTACCGATTCGGGTTCATCCTGCGCTACCCCGCCGACAAGACCGCGGTCACCGGGTACGAGTACGAGCCCTGGCACTTCCGCTACGTGGGAGTCGACCTCGCGACCGAGATGCACAACACCGGCATCGAAACGCTCGAGGAGTTCTTCGGGCTGCCGCCCGCGCCCGACTACGCCGGCTGA
- a CDS encoding HAD family hydrolase: MSPDAPADAEAAAGHPVADPWLITLDIDGTILHEDGSISEAVIDQVARLSGLGHEIMLATGRSVAATLPVLDLLGITPTYVVCSNGAITLQRDTDAPLGYRREIVETFNPGPVLTQIRGFLANAHYAVEDEEGYFRYTGEFPSTSMGVGGEQVPFEDLLDIDATRVVVISPGHDMEDFLAVVESMGLHRVSYSIGWTAWLDIAPDGVNKSTSLERVRALLGIPTSRLLAVGDGRNDIEMLLWAGADGRSVAMGQSPDDVAAAATEVTASVYDDGLAKALAQLL; the protein is encoded by the coding sequence GTGAGCCCCGACGCGCCGGCCGACGCCGAGGCCGCTGCCGGGCATCCCGTCGCCGACCCCTGGCTCATCACCCTCGACATCGACGGCACGATTCTGCACGAAGACGGCTCGATCTCCGAGGCCGTCATCGACCAGGTCGCCCGGCTCTCGGGCCTCGGCCACGAGATCATGCTCGCCACGGGCCGCTCGGTCGCCGCCACACTTCCGGTGCTCGACCTGCTCGGCATCACTCCCACCTACGTGGTCTGCTCGAACGGCGCCATCACGCTGCAGCGCGACACGGATGCTCCGCTCGGCTATCGGCGAGAGATCGTCGAAACGTTCAACCCCGGGCCGGTGCTGACGCAGATCCGCGGCTTTCTGGCCAACGCGCACTACGCCGTCGAAGACGAAGAGGGCTACTTTCGCTACACCGGAGAGTTTCCGTCGACCTCGATGGGCGTCGGCGGTGAGCAGGTACCATTCGAAGATCTGCTCGACATCGACGCGACGCGAGTCGTCGTCATCTCGCCCGGCCACGACATGGAGGACTTTCTCGCCGTCGTCGAGAGCATGGGCCTGCACCGCGTCTCATACTCCATCGGCTGGACGGCCTGGCTCGACATCGCCCCCGACGGCGTCAACAAGTCGACCTCGCTCGAGCGCGTGCGGGCGCTGCTGGGCATCCCGACTTCCCGACTGCTCGCGGTCGGCGACGGTCGCAACGACATCGAGATGCTGCTCTGGGCGGGAGCGGATGGTCGTTCGGTCGCCATGGGCCAGTCGCCCGACGACGTTGCGGCGGCCGCCACGGAGGTCACCGCCTCGGTCTATGACGACGGTCTCGCGAAGGCGCTCGCACAGCTCTTGTGA
- the pheA gene encoding prephenate dehydratase, whose translation MPEVPENATGAQTPHAENAAPATDTYSYLGPTGTFTEAALAQVPEARGKVWRSVNNVGEALDDVTSGRSVAAMIAIENSVEGGVSATQDALANIPNLRIVGEYLVKVQFALVARPGIELADVHVVNAHPVAYAQCRSWLETNLPTHGHIPSTSNVASASSLFESDLADAAIAPPNIVDHYDVTVLADNIGDNQNAVTRFVLVGRNSALPAPTGADKTSIIAELPEDRSGALLELLEQFSTRGVNLSLLQSRPIGDALGRYRFVIDADGHVLDERVADALLGVRRFSPNVIFLGSYPRADRAPVEYVERYDDEVFIEARDWLRSLISGEPDA comes from the coding sequence ATGCCTGAAGTGCCCGAAAACGCCACCGGGGCGCAGACGCCCCACGCCGAGAATGCCGCGCCCGCCACCGACACATACAGCTACCTCGGCCCCACCGGCACGTTCACCGAAGCGGCACTCGCGCAGGTGCCCGAGGCGCGCGGCAAGGTCTGGCGCAGCGTCAACAACGTGGGCGAGGCGCTCGACGACGTGACGAGTGGGCGCAGCGTGGCCGCCATGATCGCCATCGAGAACTCGGTGGAGGGAGGGGTCAGCGCCACGCAAGATGCGCTGGCGAACATCCCGAACCTGCGCATCGTCGGCGAGTATCTCGTGAAGGTGCAGTTCGCGCTGGTGGCCCGGCCCGGCATCGAGCTCGCAGACGTGCATGTGGTGAACGCGCATCCGGTCGCCTATGCGCAGTGCCGCAGTTGGCTGGAGACGAATCTGCCGACGCACGGGCACATTCCGTCGACGTCGAACGTCGCCAGCGCCTCGAGCCTGTTCGAGAGCGATCTGGCCGACGCGGCCATTGCGCCGCCGAACATCGTCGACCATTACGACGTCACGGTGCTCGCCGACAACATCGGCGACAACCAGAACGCCGTGACGCGCTTCGTGCTGGTGGGGCGCAATTCGGCGCTGCCTGCACCGACGGGAGCCGACAAGACGAGCATCATCGCCGAGCTGCCGGAAGACCGTTCGGGTGCGCTGCTCGAACTGCTCGAGCAGTTCTCGACGCGTGGGGTGAACCTCAGCCTGCTGCAGTCACGCCCCATCGGCGACGCCCTCGGCCGGTACCGATTCGTCATCGATGCCGACGGGCACGTGCTGGATGAACGGGTTGCCGACGCCCTGCTGGGCGTGCGGCGGTTCAGCCCGAACGTCATCTTCTTGGGCTCGTACCCTCGGGCCGACCGGGCTCCGGTCGAGTACGTCGAGCGGTACGACGACGAGGTGTTCATCGAGGCCCGGGACTGGCTGCGGTCGCTCATCTCGGGCGAGCCCGACGCCTGA
- the pgm gene encoding phosphoglucomutase (alpha-D-glucose-1,6-bisphosphate-dependent) codes for MNERAGLQALPEDLVDIDALVGAYYELKPDVTNPEQKVIFGTSGHRGSSLDTAFNETHILAITQAIVEYRATQGVTGPLFIGRDTHGLSKPAEDTALEVLNANGVTVWTDSRGSWTPTPAVSHAILRYNHPETGHVDQADGIVITPSHNPPRDGGFKYNPPHGGPADSDATSWIAARANEIIAADLVDVLRGEAIPSDTYDFRENYVSDLSRVIDMTKIAESGIHIGADPLGGASVEYWELIRDRYGLNLDVVNTTVDPQWAFMTLDWDGKIRMDCSSPYAMASLVARRHDYDISTGNDADADRHGVVTPDAGIMNPNHYLAVAIQYLYENRTDWRPDAAIGKTLVSSSMIDRVATSIGRRLWEVPVGFKWFVPGLIDGSVAFGGEESAGASFLRFDGSVWTTDKDGIILALLASEILAVTGKTPSQHYAALVEQFGDPVYERIDAAATKAQKAQLAKLDGSDIPADTLAGEPITAKLSRAPGNDAPVGGVKVTTEHAWFAARPSGTEDVYKIYAESFLGSEHLKQVQAEAKLIVDAALGSA; via the coding sequence ATGAACGAGCGCGCCGGGCTGCAGGCCCTACCCGAAGATCTAGTCGACATCGATGCGCTCGTCGGCGCGTATTACGAGCTCAAGCCCGACGTGACGAACCCCGAACAGAAGGTGATCTTCGGCACGAGCGGGCACCGCGGCAGCTCGCTCGACACCGCATTCAACGAGACGCACATCCTGGCCATCACGCAGGCCATCGTGGAGTACCGCGCGACGCAGGGTGTCACCGGTCCGCTGTTCATCGGCCGCGACACGCACGGGCTGTCGAAGCCCGCAGAAGACACCGCGCTCGAGGTGCTGAACGCGAACGGCGTGACGGTATGGACGGATTCGCGCGGCTCGTGGACCCCGACCCCCGCCGTATCGCACGCCATTCTGCGCTACAACCACCCCGAGACCGGCCACGTCGACCAGGCCGACGGCATCGTCATCACTCCGAGCCACAACCCGCCGCGCGACGGCGGATTCAAGTACAACCCGCCGCACGGCGGGCCGGCCGACTCCGACGCCACCAGCTGGATCGCCGCGCGGGCCAACGAGATCATCGCCGCCGACCTCGTCGACGTGCTGCGCGGCGAGGCCATACCGAGCGACACCTACGACTTTCGCGAGAACTACGTCAGCGACCTCTCGCGAGTGATCGACATGACGAAGATCGCCGAGTCGGGCATCCACATCGGTGCCGACCCACTCGGCGGCGCGAGCGTGGAGTACTGGGAGCTCATTCGCGACCGGTACGGGCTCAACCTCGACGTGGTCAACACCACCGTCGACCCGCAGTGGGCGTTCATGACGCTCGACTGGGACGGCAAGATCCGCATGGACTGCTCGTCGCCCTACGCCATGGCCTCCCTGGTGGCGCGCCGCCACGACTACGACATCTCGACCGGAAACGATGCGGATGCCGACCGGCACGGCGTGGTCACCCCCGACGCCGGCATCATGAACCCGAACCACTACCTCGCCGTGGCGATTCAGTACCTGTACGAGAACCGCACCGACTGGCGACCGGATGCCGCGATCGGCAAGACCCTCGTCTCCAGTTCCATGATCGACCGGGTTGCGACCTCGATCGGCCGCCGGCTCTGGGAAGTGCCCGTGGGCTTCAAGTGGTTCGTGCCCGGCCTCATTGACGGGAGCGTCGCCTTCGGTGGCGAGGAGTCGGCGGGCGCCTCGTTCCTGCGGTTCGACGGCAGCGTCTGGACCACCGACAAAGACGGCATCATTCTCGCCCTGCTCGCCTCCGAGATTCTGGCCGTCACCGGCAAGACCCCGTCGCAGCACTATGCGGCGCTCGTCGAGCAATTCGGCGACCCGGTGTACGAGCGCATCGACGCCGCGGCAACCAAGGCGCAGAAGGCGCAGCTCGCCAAGCTCGACGGCTCCGACATTCCCGCCGATACCTTGGCCGGTGAGCCGATCACCGCGAAGCTCAGCCGCGCGCCCGGCAACGACGCACCCGTCGGTGGAGTGAAAGTCACCACCGAGCACGCCTGGTTCGCCGCGCGCCCGTCGGGCACCGAAGACGTGTACAAGATCTACGCCGAGTCGTTTCTCGGGTCCGAGCACCTGAAGCAGGTGCAGGCTGAGGCGAAGCTCATCGTCGACGCGGCGCTCGGCTCCGCCTGA
- a CDS encoding diacylglycerol/lipid kinase family protein, which yields MTAAGESEADRHAAVVYNPLKVDIDKLKETVAARAAEHGWGETQWFETTIDDAGQLLTAEAVKGGANVVMAAGGDGTVRAVAEALRGTDVPLALLASGTGNLLARNLSISLNFDAAIDLMFSGYDRSIDLGLIEIDRPGGGQSTHVFLVISGLGIDAKMIAKTNPRMKKAFGWLAYIGGTMRALPELQAVKMKVSIDGEGWRSVSAHSVMAGNCGILPGGILLIPDAKPDDGVLDFLAIRPKGALGWVRVWNKVTIENGVLRRSAAGRKLIDWSPDVDDVVYRRGRDLRLKLEKPQEIQLDGDSFGAASAIHVWVDPGALKVRV from the coding sequence GTGACCGCCGCAGGGGAATCAGAGGCCGACAGGCATGCCGCCGTCGTCTACAACCCACTCAAGGTCGACATCGACAAGCTGAAAGAGACGGTCGCGGCCCGCGCTGCTGAGCACGGCTGGGGCGAGACGCAGTGGTTCGAAACCACCATCGACGATGCCGGTCAACTGCTCACGGCAGAGGCGGTGAAGGGCGGAGCGAACGTCGTCATGGCCGCGGGCGGCGACGGAACCGTGCGCGCCGTCGCCGAGGCGCTGCGCGGAACGGATGTTCCTCTCGCGTTACTCGCGTCGGGAACCGGCAACCTCCTTGCCCGCAATCTGTCGATCTCGCTCAACTTCGACGCGGCGATCGACCTGATGTTCAGCGGTTACGACCGTTCGATCGACCTGGGCCTGATCGAGATCGACCGACCCGGCGGTGGGCAGTCGACGCACGTCTTTCTGGTGATCAGCGGGCTCGGCATCGACGCGAAGATGATCGCGAAAACCAACCCGCGGATGAAGAAGGCGTTCGGCTGGCTGGCCTACATTGGCGGAACCATGCGCGCACTGCCCGAGCTGCAAGCCGTCAAGATGAAGGTCAGCATCGACGGCGAGGGCTGGCGCAGCGTCAGCGCTCACTCGGTGATGGCCGGCAATTGCGGAATTCTGCCGGGGGGCATCCTGCTCATTCCCGACGCCAAGCCCGACGATGGGGTGCTCGACTTTCTCGCCATCAGGCCGAAGGGCGCGCTGGGCTGGGTGCGCGTCTGGAACAAGGTGACCATCGAGAACGGAGTGCTGCGCCGCTCGGCCGCCGGGCGCAAGCTCATCGACTGGTCGCCCGACGTCGACGACGTCGTCTACCGTCGCGGGCGCGACCTGCGGCTGAAGCTCGAGAAGCCGCAAGAGATACAGCTCGACGGCGACTCCTTCGGCGCGGCGAGCGCCATCCACGTGTGGGTCGACCCGGGGGCGCTGAAGGTTCGGGTCTGA